Proteins found in one Camelus bactrianus isolate YW-2024 breed Bactrian camel chromosome X, ASM4877302v1, whole genome shotgun sequence genomic segment:
- the VCF2 gene encoding protein VCF2, protein MMTCISSDKISNLYLYLYHLYLYLYHVATGLQFKCPKGRLLDDILSSLLWFIFRKRKRNDSKEDNHYSPQSKRSRRNPVFQESQDAETVPVMINNKEDQLRGTKVCVSSSNDSDRSSSSVNIPERVTGPESGLNQVVADPNMSTPQSLYEEYALYQGPYSHINRILKEAHFNSLRQRGQCPT, encoded by the exons ATGATGACTTGTATTTCCTCAGACAAGATTTcaaatctatatctatatctatatcatctatatctatatctatatcatgTTGCCACTGGCTTGCAATTCAAGTGTCCAAAAGGTCGACTGTTGGATGatattctctcctctctcttgtgGTTTATTTTCAGGAAACGAAAAAGGAATGACAGCAAAGAGGACAACCACTATTCTCCCCAGTCCAAAAGGAGCAGGAGAAACCCTGTGTTTCAGGAGTCTCAGGATGCAGAG acAGTACCTGTAATGATAAATAATAAGGAAGACCAACTAAGAGGAACCAaagtgtgtgtg TCGTCAAGCAATGATAGTgacaggagcagcagcagcgTTAATATCCCAGAGAGAGTAACTGGACCAGAAAGTGGCTTAAACCAGGTGGTTGCTGACCCCAACATGAGTACCCCTCAGTCCTTATATGAGGAGTACGCACTATACCAAGGTCCTTACTCCCACATTAACCGGATCTTAAAGGAGGCACACTTCAACAGCCTGCGGCAGCGAGGACAGTGTCCAACATGA